Proteins encoded by one window of Desulfovibrio ferrophilus:
- a CDS encoding LysR family transcriptional regulator has product MQFSLEQLEAFVAAADEGSFSAAGRHLGKAQSAVSTAVANLEIDLGVSLFDRGGKLPLLTLEGETLLREARSILLRCAELRDRAWACADGEGGVVRLAVDEVVPHELMLEVLVEFGRRYPGVELEILYGVLGDVLGMVQSGRADLGMLVPVGPPPREVPHRLAGALGFSPVVGSSHPLATLTEVSAADLAAHRQLVITSRGGDKAPEEMVFGSRIWKVEGSYMIRDLLLQGVGWGMVADHLIEDDLRAGRLVVLPVVGVFSGHADPVYVLRASGSALGAAGRWLAEALERAVAAKE; this is encoded by the coding sequence ATGCAATTTTCTCTGGAACAACTGGAAGCCTTTGTGGCGGCTGCGGATGAAGGCTCATTCTCTGCTGCGGGTCGGCATCTGGGCAAGGCCCAGTCTGCCGTGAGCACCGCAGTGGCCAATCTGGAGATCGACCTCGGGGTGTCCCTCTTTGACCGTGGCGGCAAGTTGCCGCTGCTGACCCTGGAGGGAGAAACTCTGTTGCGCGAGGCTCGTTCCATCTTGTTGCGCTGTGCCGAACTCAGGGACCGGGCCTGGGCCTGCGCAGATGGGGAAGGCGGAGTGGTTCGCCTTGCCGTGGATGAGGTGGTGCCCCATGAGTTGATGCTCGAGGTGCTGGTGGAGTTTGGGCGGCGCTATCCTGGTGTGGAACTGGAAATCCTCTATGGCGTGCTGGGAGACGTGTTGGGCATGGTGCAGTCGGGTCGGGCTGACTTGGGAATGCTTGTTCCCGTGGGGCCGCCCCCGCGGGAAGTACCACATCGATTGGCCGGGGCGTTGGGTTTCAGTCCTGTGGTCGGATCGTCGCATCCCTTGGCGACATTGACCGAAGTCAGTGCCGCGGACCTTGCCGCTCATCGTCAGTTGGTGATTACCAGCCGAGGGGGTGACAAAGCCCCTGAGGAGATGGTGTTTGGTTCACGCATCTGGAAGGTCGAAGGGTCGTACATGATCCGCGACCTGTTGTTGCAGGGTGTCGGCTGGGGCATGGTCGCCGACCATCTCATTGAGGACGACCTTCGTGCGGGACGGTTGGTTGTGTTGCCTGTGGTCGGAGTCTTTTCCGGTCATGCTGATCCTGTCTACGTGCTGCGCGCATCGGGTTCAGCTCTGGGAGCGGCTGGGCGCTGGCTTGCAGAAGCGCTTGAACGGGCCGTGGCAGCGAAAGAATGA
- a CDS encoding PACE efflux transporter — protein MRTKTDRFRHTILYELLLITLAVPILSWALDLSPGKLGAYSVAMSTLAMIWNYAYNLSFDHLLLHQGKPLYPRGFFLRLLHSLGFEGSFLLVCVPAGMWWLGYDLLTALTVNLSFILVVPIYTMGFNWLYDMTFPVAEPVTH, from the coding sequence GTGAGAACCAAAACCGATCGCTTCCGCCATACCATCCTTTACGAACTGCTGCTCATTACCCTGGCTGTGCCCATACTGTCCTGGGCACTAGACCTGTCCCCCGGCAAACTCGGGGCTTACAGTGTTGCCATGAGCACTTTGGCCATGATCTGGAACTATGCTTACAACCTGAGCTTCGATCATTTGCTGCTGCACCAGGGAAAGCCCCTGTATCCGCGAGGCTTCTTTCTGCGGCTTCTGCACAGCCTGGGCTTTGAGGGCAGCTTCCTGCTGGTCTGCGTGCCTGCGGGCATGTGGTGGCTGGGCTATGACCTGCTGACCGCCCTGACCGTCAATCTGAGCTTCATTCTGGTTGTGCCCATCTACACCATGGGCTTCAACTGGCTCTATGACATGACCTTCCCCGTGGCAGAACCTGTTACGCACTAA